In the genome of Salinigranum halophilum, the window ATCCTCTGACCGACAGCCGAGAGAGTCGCGGAGAGGGGGCGGACAGGCGGTACGCGGTCGGCCCGGACGCGGCGTACCGCACACCCGCGTGACGCGCCCGGTCGGTGAACCTGAAGACACCTGCGGATGGGCGCGTCATCGGTCTTGAACCCTCGGCGTGGGGTGACTCAGTCGAGCGACTCGACGAGCTCGACGACGTGTCCGTCGGGGTCTTCGAAGAAGACGACACGCGCACCCGCCTGCTCGACGTCCATCGGACCGTTGACGATGCCGTAGTGTTCGATGTGCTCCAGTTCCTCGTCGACGGAGTCGACGTCGAGCGCGAGGTGGTCCCACGCGTCGCCGACGTCGACCTCGTCGACCTTGGGGTCGTCCTTCAGTTGCAGTTCGATGCCGTTCTCGTCGACGACGTAGCGGTTCTCGGCACCCGCGAGTTCGAACGAGCGCGAGTACTCGAAGCCGAACTGCTCGTAAAAGGCCTGGCTCTCGTCGGCGTCCGTCACGTTCAGACACAGGTGGATGAACGGTGCCATGGGGCTACTCGCAGAGAGGGTGGCATAAATCCGCTCGTTGTCGCTGTTGTCGCCGGTTCTCCGCGGTGAGGGCGCCGGACTCGTTACAGTTCGGCCCCGCCGGTGACGTTGAGTCGGTCGCCGGCTCTGTGCTCGGTGATTCCGAACTCGGTCGTCGCATCACCACGAACCGTCCGGAACTCGTGTCGGTCGCCGGCTGTCGTCTCACGAACCCGGTACAGCAGGACGTACCACTGCTCGTCTTCGTCGTCGTACGCTGCTTCGAGTGGACTCCAGGTAACGGTGCTCATGCGGGAGATGCGACGCACCGCGTGATGATAAGCGTGTCAGTCAGCCAACTGAAGTGCCGGAGTGTGACACGACGAGAACCTGTTACCACAGATTTATCATGAACTACCCTAACGAATTCTCCATGGCTGTCGACGACCCGACACAGGAGCCGTCGCCGGAGACTTCGGCGGCGACACTCGGGCACGACCGTCCGGACGTCGAGGAGTATCGCGCGCTCGCGAGCGACCTGCGCGATGCCATCGACGGCGGCGTCGAGTTCGACGAGTACGCACAGGTGCTGTACGCCACCGACGGGAGTATCTACGGAGCACGCCCCGCCGGGGTGGTGTTCCCGACCGACGTCGAGGACGTCCAGCGCGCCGTCGACGTCGCGACGAGTCACGGCGTACCCGTCCTCCCTCGCGGTGCTGGCTCCTCGCTCGCGGGGCAGGCCGTCGGCCCGGGCTGTGTCGTCCTCGACCTCTCCCGACACCTCGATTCGGTCCTCGATATCGACCCCGACGCGCGACGCGCGACGGTCCAACCAGGCGTCGTGCAGGACCACTTCGACGCCGAACTCGAGCCGTACGGGCTGAAGTTCGCCCCCGACCCCGCGTCGGCGGCCCGTGCGACCGTCGGCGGCGGCATCGGCAACAACTCCACCGGGGCCCACTCAGTACGGTACGGCATCACCGACGCGTACACGGAGGAGCTGAAGGTCGTCCTCGCGGACGGTTCGCTCGTCCACACCCGTGAGGTCGTCATCGACTCCGACGAGTACGACGAAATCGTCGAACAGGGCGACCTCGAGTCACACATCTATCGCACCGTCAGGGGCGTCGTCGAGGACAACGAGGCGGAAATCGAGGCGCGGTACCCCACCTTGAAGCGCTGTGTCTCGGGCTACAACCTCCACAAGGTCGTCTACGAGAACGAGGCGGGCGAACGCTGTATCAACCTCTCGAAACTCCTCGTCGGAGCGGAGGGGACGCTGGGCGTCGTCGTCGAGGCGACGGTGAGCCTCGTCACCCGTCCCGAGGAGACGGCGCTCGTCCTCTACTGCTTCGACGACCTCGTCGACGCGATGCGGGCGGTCCCCGAGGCGCTCGACTACGGCGCCTCGGCGGTGGAGTTGATGGACGACGAGGTGTTCGACCTCGCCGCGGAGTCGACCGAGTACGCACAGTACGTCGAGCAGATTCCGGCGGGGACGAAGGCGGCGCTCATGCTGGAGTTCGACTCCGAACTCCACGGCGACTTCGAGGGGGCCATCGCCGAGACGAACGACCACTTCCTCGACGAGGGAGCCGACCTGTTGGGTGAGGTGCGCACACGAGACCACCAGACCGACGGCGGGGCGACCGCCGGGCAGGCACCGACACCCGCGGCGGCCACCGCCTTTGCGGCCATCGAGGCGTACACGCCCGAGGCGCAGGGCCGAATCTGGAAGCTCCGGAAGGCGGCGATTCCCCTCTTGATGTCGATGGAGGGTGACCCCAAACCGTACCCCTTCATCGAGGACGCCTCCGTGCCGCCCGAAGAACTCGCCGAGTACGTCCAGCAGTTCGAACGGGTGCTCGAAGAGAACGGGACGTCGGCGGCGTACTTCGCACACGCCGGCGTCGGAACGCTCCACATCAGGCCCATCCTCTCGCTCAAAGAATCCCAGGGCATCGAGACGATGCACGCCATCGCCGACGGCGTGACCGACCTCGTCCTCGAACACCACGGCGCGTTCTCGGGCGAACACGGCGACGGCCTCGCGCGGACGGAGTTCAACCCCAAGATGTACGGGGAACAGCTCTGGACGTCGTTCAAACAGGTGAAGACGGCGTTCGACCCCGACTGGCTGATGAACCCCGGGAAGGTCGTCTTCCGCGACGACGACCCGACCGACATGCGCGAGCATCTCCGCTACGGCGCGGAGTACTCGACTATCGAGCCGCAGACGGCGCTCGATTTCTCCGACGAGGGCGGCTTCTCGCATCTGGTCGAACTCTGCAACGGCTGTGGCACCTGCCGACAGACCACCTCGGACGTGATGTGTCCGACCTACCGGGCGTCGAAAGAGGAGATTCAGACCACCAGGGGCCGAGCGAACATGCTCCGGGCGGCCATCAGCGGCGACCTGCCCGAGGAGGAACTGTACTCCGACCGCTTCCAGGAGGAGGTGCTGGACCTCTGTGTGGGCTGTAAAGGGTGTAAATCCGACTGTCCCACGGGAGTCGACATGGCGAAGCTCAAGACCGAGGTGAAACACCAGTACCACCAGCGCGAGGGGTCGTCGCGGCGGGAGAAGCTGTTCGCGGACATCGACGCGTGGTCGCGGCTGGGAAGCACGCTCGCGCCCGTCTCCAACTGGGCGACGAAGCTCCCGGGCGCGCGGACGCTGATGGAGTCGCTCGTCGGCATCGCTCGCGACCGAGAACTCCCGACGTTCACCCGCGAGACGCTCGTCGACTGGTTCGAGGCGCGCGGCGGGCCACGGGTTCCGGAGGCCGACGCGGAGCACCGCGTCCTCCTCTTCCCGGACACGTACACGAACTACTCCTACCCTGAACCGGGGAAGGCTGCCGTCAGGGTACTGGAGGCCGCAGGCGTCCACGTGCAGGTCCCGACCGACCTCGAACCGTCCGGGCGGGCGTCGTACTCGAAGGGCTTCCTCGACACCGCCCGCGAGCGCGCGGCGGCGAACGTCGACCGACTCCAGCGCCGGGTCGACGAGGGCTTCGCGGTCGTGTTCGTCGAACCCTCGGACGCCGTGATGTTCCAAGACGAGTACCGGGACCTGCTCTCGGGTCCGGCGGTCGAGCGTGTCTCGGACGCCGCCTATGGGGTGTGTGAGTACCTCGACGTCCACCACCTGGACGGGGAACTAGAGACGCCCGCACCCGAGTCGATGGAGACGCTCACCTACCACGGTCACTGCAACCAGAAAGCGACGAACAAGGACCACCACGCGGTCGGCCTGCTCCGGAGAGTGGGCTACCGGGTCGACCCGCTCGACTCGGGCTGCTGTGGGATGGCTGGCTCCTTCGGCTACGAGGCCGAGCACTTCGCGCTCTCGAAAGCCATCGGGCGCATCCTCTTCGACCAGGTCGACGCGAGCGAGGGCGAGCAGGTGACCGCGCCGGGTGCATCCTGTCGGTCGCAGCTGGGCGACCGCGAGGCGGCGGCGGAGAACCCCCCGCACCCGATCGAGTTCGTCGCCCGAGCGCTCGACTGAGGTGGCGGCCCTCTCGATTACGGTCACGGACGGGGAGGAGGAAATCACCCTCGACGACGACCGGACCGACGACGCGCCCGAGACGCGAGCACCGCTCGCCGAGGCCCTCCCCGTCGCGGGCGAGGCGGCACGGTGGGGGGACGAGCTGTACGTCTCGGTCCCCGTAGCCACTGCCGCCGAGAACGCCCGCACCGTGGTCGACGTCGGCACGGTCGCGTACTGGCCGGCCGGGGAGAAACGCTGTCCTGGGGGCCGACGCCGGCATCTGAGGGAGACGAACCCAGGGCTGCCGCGCCGGTGAACGTCGTGGCACGGGTCGATGACGCGTCTGCGCTGGCGGCGGTCGAGGGCGGGGCGCGTGTCCGGGTCGAGCGGGCGTGACGGTGGCCGACCGTCACCCGCGGACGTAGAGCCCGGCGAAGCCGCCGACCACCACTCCGATGAGGTGTGCGTACTCGGCCGACCCTGCCCCGGCAGTCAGTACGAAGTCGGTGAACAGCAGCGAGACCATGCCGATGCCGCCGGCGAGGCCGACGGCGTACACCCCCGCCGACCGCGCCGCCGGTCCGTCACGAATGGTCCGGACGGCGACGAACGCGACCAGTGCGACGACGCCCGCGCTCGCCCCGACCGCGCCGCCTTCGACGCCCATCAAGAGGTAGCTCCACACCTGTGCGGCGGTGCCTGCGAGCGCGCTACTGGCGAAGAGCCAGTACCAGGTCGGCGCCGACAGGTCGGCCTCGGCGAGTGAGCCGAACACGACGAGGAAGAGCAGATTCCCGAGGAGGTGGCCGACCGACTGATGCCCGAGAGGTGCGAGGAGCCACCCCGGCGAGGGGTCCGCGCTCGCGGCGAACCAGAACGCCATCGTCGGGAAACCGAACAGCCACCAGACGAGCGACTGGACGACGAACGTCGTCGTGAGGACGCCGACGAGCGTGGTCGTCGCCGGACGCGTCGCTCGCCAGGAGGCGAATCGCGCGTGCAGGCTGGCCGCGTCCCCCGCCGACTCCATCAGGTGGGGGTCGGGACGGGACCGAGAAAAGGATTCGCCGTCGCTGGTGTCCGCCGTTCAGCTCAGACCCAGCCCTCTTCGACGAGCAGTTCGCCGTTGAGGACCGACGCGCCCGCGGCGCCGCGGACCGTGTTGTGCGCGAGGCAGTTGTACTTCACGCCGTTCGTCGTCTGTTGGATACCGCCGGCACAGACGGCCATGCCGTCCTCGCGGTCGCGGTCGAGACGCGGCTGGGGGCGCGAGGGGTCGTCGAAGACGTGGATGAGCTGGTCGGGCGCGCTGGGCAGGTCGACGCCGGGGAACTCCCGCATCGCCCGGGCGACGTCGTCGACGGACGGGTCGTCGGCGAGGTCGGCGAAGACGTTCTCGAGGTGGCCGTCGAGCGTCGGAATGCGGTTACAGGAGGCGGCGACGTCCATGCCGTGGAGTTCGAGCGCCGCACCGTCGAACGAGCCGAGGAGCTTCCGTGACTCGGTCTCCATCTTCGACTCCTCGCCGCCGATGTGCGGGAGGGCGTTGTCGATGATCTCCATCGAGGTCACGCCGGAGTAGCCCGCGCCGGAGACCGCCTGGAGCGTCGTGACGTTGACACGCTCGAGACCGAACCCGTCGAGCGCGGCCAGCGTCGGCACCATCGTGATGGTCGAACAGTTGGGGTTCTTCACGAGCGCGCCGTCCCAGCCACGCTCGTCGCGCTGAATCTCGATGAGGTCCAGGTGGCCCGGGTTGATTTCGGGGATGGTGAGGGGGACGTCTTCGGCCATCCGGTCGTTCGAGGAGTTCGACGAGACGACGTAGCCCTCCTCGAGAAAGAGCGGTTCGACCTCGGCGGCCACCGAAGAGGGGAGCGAGGAGAAGAGCAGGTCGACGTCGTCGCCGACGTCGTCCGGGTGGGTCCGGCCGACGGTCATCGACGCGATGTCGTCGGGAATCGGGGTGTTGACGCGCCACTTCGCTGCCTCACGGTACGACTTGCCCGCGGAGTCCTCGCTCGCGGTCAGCGCCGCCAGTTCGAAGGTCGGGTGGTCGTCGAGAAGCTGGATGAATCGCTGGCCGACGGCACCGGTTGCACCGAGGATTCCGACTCGTACACTCATTGGGGTGTGCTTGTGTGGCACTCACATAAGACGCTTCGGAATCGGGCCAGATATCACAATCGTTCACTCGAAACCGCCTTTCGGGGCTATTTTTGGACAAATACGTTTCGTCATCCGCGTCAGGTGCTGTCCTTCACGCTCGGCTCGGCTCGGTGAGAGAGTTGTTCACTCGCGGCCCGCGACGTCCGTCGTCAACCGTTCGTTCACGGTCGTTGACACGGGGTGAAAAACCGATAGAAACACGTGGGTCTTCCGAGAAGTACGGTCCAAATGTTCAGTAAGGTACTGGTGGCGAACCGCGGAGAAATCGCGGTTCGGGTGATGCGGGCCTGTGAGGAGCTCGGCGTCCGGACGGTCGCCGTCTACAGCGACGCGGACAAACACGCGGGACACGTCCGGTACGCGGACGAGGCGTACAACGTCGGCCCCGCCCGCGCGGCCGACTCGTACCTCGACCACGAGGCCGTCATCGAGGCCGCACGGAAGGCGGGCGCGGACGCCATCCATCCGGGCTACGGCTTCCTCGCGGAGAACGCGGCGTTCGCGCGGAAGGTCGAGGAGACCGAGATGGTGTGGGTTGGCCCGTCGGCCGACGCGATGGAGCGACTGGGCGAGAAGACGCAGGCGAGGAAAGTGATGAACGAGGCCGGCGTCCCCATCGTCCCCGGGACGACCGACCCCGTCGACGACCCCGCCGAGGTCCACGACTTCGGCGAGGAGTACGGCTACCCCATCGCCATCAAGGCCGAGGGGGGTGGCGGCGGGCGTGGGATGAAAATCGTCCACGACCCCGACGACGCCGAAGAGAAACTACAGAGCGCCAAACGCGAGGGTGAGGCGTACTTCGACAACCCGTCGGTGTATCTGGAGCGGTACCTCGAAAAGCCCCGGCACATCGAGGTCCAGATTCTCGCCGACCGCCACGGCAACGTCCGTCACCTCGGCGAGCGGGACTGCTCGCTCCAGCGCCGACACCAGAAGGTCATCGAGGAGGGCCCCAGTCCCGCACTCACCGACGAACTGCGGGAGAAGATAGGTGAGGCCGCCCGCCGCGGTGCCGACGCCGCCGACTACTACAACGCCGGCACGTTCGAGTTCCTCGTCGAAGAGGAGCCGCGAGGTGACGGCGAACTCCTCGGACCGGACGCGAACTTCTACTTCCTCGAGGTGAACACGCGAATCCAGGTCGAACACACCGTCACCGAGGAGATCACGGGCATCGACATCGTCAAGTGGCAGCTCCGGGTCGCCGCCGACGAGGAACTCGGCTTCGCACAGGAGGACGTCGAGATAGACGGTCACGCCATCGAGTACCGAATCAACGCCGAGAACCCCGCCAACGAGTTCGCCCCGGCACCGGGCGGGAGCTTCGAGACGTACGACCCGCCGGGCGGCATCGGTGTCCGACTCGACGACGCCATCCGGCAGGGCGACGACCTCGTGACGGACTACGACTCGATGGTCGCGAAGCTCGTCGTCCACGCGAGCGACCGTGAGGAGTGTCTGGCGCGCTCGGAACGCGCGCTCCGCGAGTACGAGATCGAGGGCTTTCACACCATTATCCCGTTCCACCGGCTGATGCTCTCCGACGAGGCGTTCATGAAGGGAACGCACACGACGAAGTATCTCGACGAGGAGATGGACCGCTCGCGCATCGAGGCGGCCGTCGAGCGCTGGGGACCGAGCGCGTCGTCGGACGACGCGGACGACGAAGAGGTCACCGAACGGGAGTTCACCGTCGAGGTCAACGGCAAGCGGTTCCAGGTGTCGCTCGAAGAGCGCGGTGCCCCCGCCATCGAACTCCCCTCCGGCGGTGGAAACAGCGGCCGCAGCCGCCCCGACGTCGCCACGGACGAAGACACCGGCGGCGCGGTCGCGGCCGACGGCGAGCAGGTCGCCGCGGAGATGCAGGGGACCATCCTCTCCGTCGAGGTCGAAGCCGGCGACGAGGTGGAGAGCGGTGACGTCGTCTGCGTCCTCGAGGCGATGAAGATGGAGAACGACGTCACCGCCCAGGCCGGTGGCACGGTCTCGCAGGTCCTCGTCGGCGAGGGCGACTCCGTCGACATGGGCGACGTGCTCATCGTCATCGAGTAACGGCCCCGCCCACGCTCACCACGTCCGCCGCCGACGTCGCTACCCTCGTGACCGCGGTGAAACTCGTCGGCGGCACGGTACGCCCTGCGCTCGACTATCGGGCGCTCCCGGCCGTGGAGGGCCGAGCCGTCGCCTTCATACGTACCTCGCGTCTTCATCTCACATGAACGAGACACGCCGCGCGTTGCTCGACGAGTTATCGTCCGGTGCCGTCTCCGGTCCGGCACTGGCCGAGCGCCTCGGCGTCTCGCGGGCGGCCGTCTGGAAGCAGGTCGAAGCACTCCGTGACGAGGGGTTCGTCGTCGAGTCGACCGACGCGGGCTACGTCGTCGCGGAGGTGCCGGAGTTCGGCGCGGGTGCCGTCGAGTACGGGCTCGACGCTGGCTACACCATCGAGTATCACGACACCATCGGGAGCACGAACGACCGCGGACGCGACCTCGCGAAGGCGGGCGAGCGGGACGTCGTCGTGCTCGCGGACGAGCAGACGGGGAGTCGAGGCCGGCTCCGTCGGGCGTGGACCGCACCCTCGGGGGGCGTCTGGCTGAGTATCGTCTTCCGGCCCGAGTGTCCGCCGGCGCACGCCCCAATCTACACTCTCGCGGCCGCCGTCGCGACGACGCGAGCGGCGCGCGAGGCAGGCGTCGACGCGTCGATCAAGTGGCCGAACGACGTCCTCGTGAGCGACGACACCACGGAACGCGGCGGCCGCAAACTGGCGGGTATCCTCACCGAGATGGAGGGCGAGGCGAACCGCGTCTCGTGGATTCTCGTCGGCATCGGCGTCAACGCGAACGTCGACGGGGCGCTCCTCCCGGCGGGCGCGACGAGCGTCCGCGAGGAGGCGGGCGACGTCGAGCGACGGCTGTTCGTCCAGCGCCTCCTCGAGACCTTCGACGACCTCCGCGGCGACCCCGACACGATTCTCGACGCGTGGCGAGACCACGCCGACACGCTCGGCCGTCGGGTCCGCGTCGAGCTGACGAACGAGACCATCGAGGGCGAAGCCGTCGACGTCGAGTTCCCCGGTGCGCTCGTCGTCCGGACCGAGCGTGGTGAGCGAGTGATTCACACGGGCGACTGCGAGCATCTGCGTCCCGTCGGCGAGTGACGGGCGGAGACCGACGCCTCAACGGAGCACACGCTTCACGTCGGCCTGTCCCGCTCGCCGGACCACCGCGCGGACGGGGTCGCGCGCGCCGGCGAGGTTGTCGGAGTCGCCATCGAGGACGAGCAGTTTCGCCGGCGCGCCCTCCTCGACGAGGCCGTGGTCGAGACCCGCCAACTCGGCCCCGTTGACCGTCGCCATCCGGAGGACCGCCTCGGCGCTCACGTCGGAGAGCTTCGCCGCGAACTCCATCTCGCGGAACATCGACGGGGAGTTGAGCATCACGTTGTCCGTCCCGAGCGCGACGGTCGTCGCCTCTCCGAGGCGACGAATCGGCGGCACACCGACGTTCGTGACGAGGTTCGAGCGCGGACAGACCGCGATGGGAACTCCCTCGGCGGCGACGCGGTCGAGTTGGTCGGCCGTCGCGTGGACCATGTGGACGAGGAAGTCGGGGTCGAGGTCGATGGCGGCGTCGACGTCGTCGGGGTCGCGCTCGCCGGCGTGAATGCCGAACAGTTTGCCCGCCTCGCGAGTCGATGCTCTCAGCTCGGCGAAGTCGCCGTCGCGGGCCCCGCTCGCCCCGAAGCCGTCGCTCGCGTCCATCGCTGCTGTGGTCTCGCGGCCGAGGACGACGGCGTCGATGTCGAGGCCGTTGCGGGCGCGCTCGAACGCCTCGACGCCGGGGACGCCCCCCTCGCGGAACTCGACACACGCGGCGGTCCCCGTCGCCTCCATGAACCGCAGCGAGCGCCGCATCGCGGCGACCTTCTCGTCCTGGGACGCCGCCCGGAGGAGGCGGTGTTTGAGTCCGTCCGGCGGTGCGACGAGTTCGTCGAGCGAGAGCCCCGTGCCCGCCTCCTTGGCGATGGAGTCGCCGATGTGCGTGTGGGCGTTGACGAACGCCGGGCAGATGATGTCCGTCGAGTCGGTCTCGACGCGCTCGACTGCCTCGACGCGGCCGTCCTCGACGACGACCCGTCCCTCGACCGGGTCGAAGTCGCGACCGACGAGGAGTGTCCCCTCTACGTGCATCGGTTCGACCCTGGAGAGGAGCGTCCTTGAACCTGTAGGTTCACCTCTTCGGGAGACGTCTCAGTCCGACGGTCCAGCACATCACACCGCGGCGACGCCGCGGACCTCGAACCGTGCGCCGTCGGCGTCGTCGACCACGCGTACCGTCCAGCCGTGCGCCTCCGCGACTTCGCGGACGATGCGCAGTCCGAACCCGGTTCCGTCAGGGCTCGTCGAGAAGCCGGAGTCGAACACCACGTCCCGTTGCTCCGGGGGGATTCCCGGCCCGTCGTCGACGATGAAGAACCCGTCCGAGAGCTCACCGACGGTGACCGTGACGTCGGGAGACCCGTGTTCGACGGCGTTGCGGAACAGGTTCTCCAGGAGGCGTCGAAGCTGGCTCTCGACGGCGCGCACCGTCGTGTCGGTCTCGACAGCGAGCGTCGCCTCCGGCGTCGCGACCGCCTCCCAGCAGCGTTCGGCGAGTCCCGGAAGCGACACCGCTGTCGGGTCGAGGTCGGCCCGGCCGTGCCGCGCCAGCGCGAGCAGGTCGTCGACGAGCGACCGCATCCGGTCGTGCGCGCCCGCGACGGCCGCGAGCTGGTCGCTGTCCTGTTCGCCCCGAGCCAGTTCGAGCCACCCCTCCGCGACGTTCAGCGGGTTCCGGAGGTCGTGGCTGACGATGGACGCGAACTCGTCGAGTCGCTCGTTCTGCCGCTGGAGCTGTCGTTCGCGTTCGACCCGGTCGGTGACGTCGCGAATCGTCCCGACCCGTCCGAGGTCGCCGTCACCGGCGGTGACCCGCCCGAACCGGAGTTCGGCGGGGAAGCGCTCGCCGCCCCCCGTCACGAACTCGTACTCGATGGCCGCGACGTCGCGCCCTCCGTGAGCGAGTTCTGCCCGCAGGTCGTCGGCCGCGTCGACCGTCTCGTCCGTCACCCACTCGTCGACGTCAGTCCCGAGCAGTTCACCCCGAGAGACGCCCTTCATCGCGGCGTACGCCTCGTTGACGTACACGATAGTCCCGTCCGATTCGATGGCGTAGACGGCGTCCGGGAGCGACTCGAGCACGGTTCGGTGGTGTGTGAACCCCCTGTCACCGGTACGGTCGGTGACGTCGCGGCCGACACAGACGACGGCACTCGACTCGTCGGACCCCTCCCCGCCCGGTGAGGCCCACGTCGTCGCCGTGAACTCGACTTCGAGGCGGGTGCCGTCGGCGGCGACGAGCGTCGCGTCGAACCGTGTCTCGCCCGTCTCGAGGGTGTCGGCGACGTGTTCGACGACCCGCTCGGGTGCGTCGAACAGACGCCCCGTCGGGAGCGACGACAGCACCTCGTCGGTGTAGCCTGTCGCCTCTCGTAGTGTGCGATTCCACTCGATGAGCCGCCCCGACTCGTCGAACACCGCGACGACGTCGGCGACGGCGTCGACGAGCGACGTGGCCTCCGACGTGACTGGGGAATCGTCGTCCACTGGTCTCAGCTGGCTGTCGCGTTTGATAAACGTGCGGCCGCCGATATCAGATGTGCGAACACGGGCTCACCGGAACTCGTCGAGCGTCGCGTTCAGCCCCGCGCGTACGTCGCTCACGAGCGTCCCCTCGATATCGAGTCCGAGGACGTCGACGGCCGCCCGCCCGACCTGTTCGGTCTCGGCGCGGGGGCAGTAGACGCCGAGCCGCCACTGCTGTTTCTGCGCCGTGCGGAGCGCCGACACCAGCGGCGACGCCTTCCCCAGTTCTCTGATATCCCCGTTGACGACCACCCGCGACGTCGATTCGGTCATCGACGGTGACGAGGGGACGTCGACGATGACGGCGGACGCGTCGAGACCGACGCGGTCGGCGATGGCTCGCTCGAGCGCTCGCAACTCGTCGTGGGCGGCGTCCAGGAGAGACGTCGGAACGTCGCCGTGTTCGGCCCACACCGCGCGCTTGAACAGCCGTCTGGCGTCGAGTCGCTCGGCGTATGCGCTCGTCGCGGGTGTCGCACGGAGCGCCGAGACGAAGTCGTAGTCGTCCATCCGCCGGAGGTCCGCCGCCGAGATGTCGGGCGTCTCGAGCAGGCACTCGGCCGCCCGCCGGAGCATCGCCTTCGAGATGCGGGCGACGGGATGCGCGTAGACGGTGGGGTTCATGAGCGCCCGGGCGAGGAGGAGCGACTCCGCAGTCTGGACGTTCCCCTCCCGCAGGACGAGTTCCCCATCGACGAAAGCGAGTTCGCGGACGAGGCGCTCGTGGTCGATGGTCCCGTAGGGGACGCCGGTGTGGTGGGCGTCTCTGACGAGGTAATCCATCCGGTCGACGTCGAGTTCACCGGAGACGAGTTGCCCGTATCGTCCGTCGCCGCGGACGAGGCCAGCCACGGCCTGCGGGTCGATATCGTGTTCGTCGAGGACGCGACCCACCTCCCCGCTGGTGACGAGGTCGTCGACGTCGTCGTGGTACTTGCCCGTGTGACGGTGGACGACGCTCTCGACGTTGTGGCTGAAGGGTCCGTGACCGACGTCGTGCAGGAGGGCGGCGGCACGGATTCGCTCGGCGGCGACCCCCTCGACGCCGAGGTTGTCGAGCGCGC includes:
- a CDS encoding VOC family protein produces the protein MAPFIHLCLNVTDADESQAFYEQFGFEYSRSFELAGAENRYVVDENGIELQLKDDPKVDEVDVGDAWDHLALDVDSVDEELEHIEHYGIVNGPMDVEQAGARVVFFEDPDGHVVELVESLD
- a CDS encoding FAD-binding and (Fe-S)-binding domain-containing protein — protein: MAVDDPTQEPSPETSAATLGHDRPDVEEYRALASDLRDAIDGGVEFDEYAQVLYATDGSIYGARPAGVVFPTDVEDVQRAVDVATSHGVPVLPRGAGSSLAGQAVGPGCVVLDLSRHLDSVLDIDPDARRATVQPGVVQDHFDAELEPYGLKFAPDPASAARATVGGGIGNNSTGAHSVRYGITDAYTEELKVVLADGSLVHTREVVIDSDEYDEIVEQGDLESHIYRTVRGVVEDNEAEIEARYPTLKRCVSGYNLHKVVYENEAGERCINLSKLLVGAEGTLGVVVEATVSLVTRPEETALVLYCFDDLVDAMRAVPEALDYGASAVELMDDEVFDLAAESTEYAQYVEQIPAGTKAALMLEFDSELHGDFEGAIAETNDHFLDEGADLLGEVRTRDHQTDGGATAGQAPTPAAATAFAAIEAYTPEAQGRIWKLRKAAIPLLMSMEGDPKPYPFIEDASVPPEELAEYVQQFERVLEENGTSAAYFAHAGVGTLHIRPILSLKESQGIETMHAIADGVTDLVLEHHGAFSGEHGDGLARTEFNPKMYGEQLWTSFKQVKTAFDPDWLMNPGKVVFRDDDPTDMREHLRYGAEYSTIEPQTALDFSDEGGFSHLVELCNGCGTCRQTTSDVMCPTYRASKEEIQTTRGRANMLRAAISGDLPEEELYSDRFQEEVLDLCVGCKGCKSDCPTGVDMAKLKTEVKHQYHQREGSSRREKLFADIDAWSRLGSTLAPVSNWATKLPGARTLMESLVGIARDRELPTFTRETLVDWFEARGGPRVPEADAEHRVLLFPDTYTNYSYPEPGKAAVRVLEAAGVHVQVPTDLEPSGRASYSKGFLDTARERAAANVDRLQRRVDEGFAVVFVEPSDAVMFQDEYRDLLSGPAVERVSDAAYGVCEYLDVHHLDGELETPAPESMETLTYHGHCNQKATNKDHHAVGLLRRVGYRVDPLDSGCCGMAGSFGYEAEHFALSKAIGRILFDQVDASEGEQVTAPGASCRSQLGDREAAAENPPHPIEFVARALD
- a CDS encoding cyclophilin-like family protein; translated protein: MAALSITVTDGEEEITLDDDRTDDAPETRAPLAEALPVAGEAARWGDELYVSVPVATAAENARTVVDVGTVAYWPAGEKRCPGGRRRHLRETNPGLPRR
- a CDS encoding rhomboid family intramembrane serine protease, which produces MESAGDAASLHARFASWRATRPATTTLVGVLTTTFVVQSLVWWLFGFPTMAFWFAASADPSPGWLLAPLGHQSVGHLLGNLLFLVVFGSLAEADLSAPTWYWLFASSALAGTAAQVWSYLLMGVEGGAVGASAGVVALVAFVAVRTIRDGPAARSAGVYAVGLAGGIGMVSLLFTDFVLTAGAGSAEYAHLIGVVVGGFAGLYVRG
- the asd gene encoding aspartate-semialdehyde dehydrogenase — its product is MSVRVGILGATGAVGQRFIQLLDDHPTFELAALTASEDSAGKSYREAAKWRVNTPIPDDIASMTVGRTHPDDVGDDVDLLFSSLPSSVAAEVEPLFLEEGYVVSSNSSNDRMAEDVPLTIPEINPGHLDLIEIQRDERGWDGALVKNPNCSTITMVPTLAALDGFGLERVNVTTLQAVSGAGYSGVTSMEIIDNALPHIGGEESKMETESRKLLGSFDGAALELHGMDVAASCNRIPTLDGHLENVFADLADDPSVDDVARAMREFPGVDLPSAPDQLIHVFDDPSRPQPRLDRDREDGMAVCAGGIQQTTNGVKYNCLAHNTVRGAAGASVLNGELLVEEGWV
- a CDS encoding acetyl-CoA carboxylase biotin carboxylase subunit, with the translated sequence MFSKVLVANRGEIAVRVMRACEELGVRTVAVYSDADKHAGHVRYADEAYNVGPARAADSYLDHEAVIEAARKAGADAIHPGYGFLAENAAFARKVEETEMVWVGPSADAMERLGEKTQARKVMNEAGVPIVPGTTDPVDDPAEVHDFGEEYGYPIAIKAEGGGGGRGMKIVHDPDDAEEKLQSAKREGEAYFDNPSVYLERYLEKPRHIEVQILADRHGNVRHLGERDCSLQRRHQKVIEEGPSPALTDELREKIGEAARRGADAADYYNAGTFEFLVEEEPRGDGELLGPDANFYFLEVNTRIQVEHTVTEEITGIDIVKWQLRVAADEELGFAQEDVEIDGHAIEYRINAENPANEFAPAPGGSFETYDPPGGIGVRLDDAIRQGDDLVTDYDSMVAKLVVHASDREECLARSERALREYEIEGFHTIIPFHRLMLSDEAFMKGTHTTKYLDEEMDRSRIEAAVERWGPSASSDDADDEEVTEREFTVEVNGKRFQVSLEERGAPAIELPSGGGNSGRSRPDVATDEDTGGAVAADGEQVAAEMQGTILSVEVEAGDEVESGDVVCVLEAMKMENDVTAQAGGTVSQVLVGEGDSVDMGDVLIVIE
- a CDS encoding biotin--[acetyl-CoA-carboxylase] ligase, with amino-acid sequence MNETRRALLDELSSGAVSGPALAERLGVSRAAVWKQVEALRDEGFVVESTDAGYVVAEVPEFGAGAVEYGLDAGYTIEYHDTIGSTNDRGRDLAKAGERDVVVLADEQTGSRGRLRRAWTAPSGGVWLSIVFRPECPPAHAPIYTLAAAVATTRAAREAGVDASIKWPNDVLVSDDTTERGGRKLAGILTEMEGEANRVSWILVGIGVNANVDGALLPAGATSVREEAGDVERRLFVQRLLETFDDLRGDPDTILDAWRDHADTLGRRVRVELTNETIEGEAVDVEFPGALVVRTERGERVIHTGDCEHLRPVGE